ATCCATTACCACTTACCGTACTTATCGATCTTCGGTATCCCACAATGGTTCATTGCCGTCCCACACCCATGTTCTTCCTGCTCTTTTCAAACTCCCCCTTACGTATCGTAGCACATCCATCGGGAAGTTTCAAGATCTTCAAACCGAAGGGAAGAAGGAACGAAGAAATGTGTACACGTTCCGTCGACGAGCTTTCCTTTCCTTCGACCGTGAATCGTTGattcttttccatttttttttttctcttctatggCACATATTGTTTAGCATACAATAATGGCGTTACGCTTCTTCCTACCGTGTTGCGTTCAGGCTGGTTGCGTTCCTTTTCTTATGGCCTCCCATAGGAGGGTCCAGCTGCGGCTGATCGACTCCTGGATAACGTCGCGATGCCGATATTAATCGATATTCTAATCGGTTAATCGATGCCAGAGGCGTCTTCGAACGTAATATCCGCTCATAACGGACCACTTGCGCTTCTTCCTGGCCGACGATAACTATCGAAGCGGCTTAGAACCGTCGACGGCTCTATGGAGAGAGGTTCTATGGAACGTTCATTCTCACCGTGGTATTTGTTTCCTCCTGGAAATTGATTTTACCAGCAGCACCTTTCTTCTCTGGATCTTCGTTCCGACATGCTACTTCTTTCGAAAATTAATCTCCGTATCTTCTGaatatttatacaatttcaaaatcTACGTTCTATTTCGTTAAATATTACGAAAGGTTAGATTCTGGCTTGTTTTAAATTCTTCTAGAGGAATTTACTGGACGAAGGTCGACGCAAATGGGAAGGCTACCGACGCTACACGCTCGAGAGGAAACGCTTCGTGTCGAACCAACAcgatatttgaattttattgatGCTTGTTGCCGGTACCCGCGGAATCCGCGGTTCACTGGCTGGAAATCATTTACGCCCTTCTGCCTCTTTCGTCACACCCTTCAGAGATACGATCATGAATTATTCAGACGTTCGCTTCCGTCCCTGCGGATTCGTGTTATTGGCCGCAAAAACAGAAGCTTCTTTCTTTCTGCTTTGGAATTTCTTCGCGGTGTCTATGTAGTTATTTTCGTGAAACTTTTATTAACCTAACAATACACGACAATTCATTATGTGATCCTCTAAAGTGAtccattattttatgaaaaaaaaaaatgaagaagaaattagCGTGGCAAGAGAGCAGAAAGTTACAGAAAGCAGCGAGGTAGCCGTCACGGTCAAAGTCAGCGCCGAAACCTTGAAGGCCCGACATCCGGTCGAAGCTCGAAGCGATCGTCGATTCGAGATAACGCGTTCTTTCTTCAGCGGCAGCCGCGTCTAACCGCCCGTTGAAATTCGCCTCGATTGTTCTCGCGTGAACCATTGCCGAAGAAGGGAAGAAGGTCGCCGCGAGGTCGTCGCTGCCAACCACACCGTGAAACCCGGTGAATTCATGGCGTAATTCGACCGATTATGCAATCCGTTCAGCCGGCCTATCGAAGTTTAACGCTTACCCTTGAACCTTCCGATCTGCGTACTTCTATTTGAAAATAGAATCAATTTCTTCGTCGCAAAAGGGACGGTGGTAATTTTCACCGTTGAAATTGATAAGGATAAGGAAGGACTAAGATATCGACTATTAGAAGATGTGGTGAATATCGATAGCGTTAACGAGGATCGACTAGACTCGTAGTCGCCTGTTATCGGTGCTGTCCGCGAGAAAAATTCCGACAAGATCGATGCATCGATGCGGCCAGCCTCGACCGAGGAGCATATAAAATGCACGGGTTATTGTCGCCGGGACCCTTACCGACAGCTGCTCGTTAGTTGTTGCCAGTCGCGGAGGTGAACCAGTCGAACCTACTCCTATACTGGGTGTTTCTTTCATATACCTTCCTTCAAAAGTCTTAACAAATTCGTAGGATGTCGTAGGAATAATTAATCGTAGGTATAATTTGAAACATCAAGGATAATTAAAACTAAGTTAAACGAGGCTTAAAGAAAGTTGTCTAGAAATAAATGATGCGAAGGAATGAATAACCAGTTCGACTGACAGGAACCAGTTTGAATATCTGAAAACAGGGAAAGTAATGAGAGAAAAGGAGTTTGAAAGGTAGTAAAGTAGGAAAATCGTTGGTAAACGAACACCCTGTGACCGTTTAACGTCGATGCTGGCAAAGCAAAGGCAAAGTAAAGGGACAGACCACGCCTTGCACCGCCTTGGCAGTGGAGAGTTCGCGTTCAACCTCCTCTTCATCGTCTCACCTCGCCTCGGGCATAACTAATATATCGACGAGTCtactctcctctcctctcctcctcctccttctctctatctttctcgttttctttcaCCTTTTAGCATCGGCGATACACGATTCACGTGATCCTGACGCGAGCGTACACGCGACTACGCCAAGAAATTCTTCGACCGCTTCAACATTCTAGATTCTAATCTGAATACTTTTTATCTATCTTTGTGTAATTACAGTTCAAAGGTAATTTAACCCGTTCTTCTAAATACCATTTTTCCAATTACACGTACGGCGACGGGTGTTGTTTCTCGTTAGATTTCAGGGAAGAGGAAGCGGATAAAAATGGACATTCTACGCGTGTCGTCGGCCACGCTGGTCGATTAACTTAATACCCTTGAGATCGTATCGTTCACGAGCGGGTGTTAGGCGGATGGGAACAACCAGACGAAGGTCTCGTGCACCGTGTCACTGGGTTACTGGAAAATTTTCCAGACCAGCAATCGCGACAGGAGGCTGTACTGCTTAGCGGCATTCCATTCAGGATTGAAACTTTATCGGCGTTAATTGAACCGTGCGCACACGAACGCGTGTAACGTACTCGCTGATGTAATTTCTTGTCCGATGCTTTTCATTTAATCGCCGAGCAACGGTACCGTGCTAAATCATGACCCCGATTTATGTTCGATAAATAACCGAGATACATTTCTCGCGGCTCACCCTGTGTACGTTTATCGGCTTGAGAATCGATCGAGAAAGGAGATCGATATTATGTTGCCGTGTACACGATGTCTGCTCGATTGACGAAAGGTTTCGCGAGCTTCTCACAGTGTCACTGGGTTACTGGATAATTTTCCAGGCGAGTAACCGCGCCGCGTGAGAGCGAATCCAGCGAGTGAGCTGCATTTACGGCAACGCGATTCGCTCGAACGTGCCTCCGATACCGGCGCGCCAGACTCTCGTAAACTATTTTCCGTGTGCAGAAAAATCGAACGGAACATTAGCAACGCGCTCGGTACGCGGAGATACGAGCCGCGTCACGCGCGGTTAATTGCAAGCGGAACACGTTCGCCTCCTCGAAATCGAGCCGCATCTATAGCTTCTCCCTGATAATTATACTTGTACGATCTTTCAAACGTCTTCAAACAAGGGAAAAGATTTTGAAATAAGAATTTTATCAAACGATTAATAAGAGTCATCGACATTCATTTTGTAATTCGGTAAAGTTAAATGAGATTTCAAGGAATTTCAGAAACTTAGGATGTAtcgttgactcgtactactgaaATTGTACTCCTTTGTCTCGGACGAATGCGCGAGCAGGACAAATCGGCGTCGTCAGCGACTCGAGACTCGGTAAATAAGTAACATTGTGTATTACACGGTCGCACAGACCGGGTTCCACATCTCACGGAAGACGAACGAACACGCGGATCGTTTTCCCAGGCGTTGCACTCCCGTTATCGTTATCCTCTCTCACGTACGAATGTCGGATCGGTGAACGAGCCGATTCAGCCTCGTGGCTCGCCCCTCGACCGTTTTACGTCGTAACGGTGATCGATTTTCCGGCCTCGAGAACAATCTATATTGCGACTTTTAATCACATTTCAAAGTGCAATTTCAAATGGAAATGTAAGAATTATCAACGGTGGTTGTCACGTTCAATTGAGACCGTCGCGCATCTGTCGTatctaaattaataatattaattagcaTGAATTTGCTAAACTTCGAAAGATCATTCATCATCCATCTGTTAACAGTATCGGGACAAGTATTTTTCCCGTGGTCGAACAAAGAAACGAGTGTCGATAACGGTGCTATTTCCCTCgtctcctcttctttctcttttaactTGCCGTTCTCTTCGTTCCTCGAGAACTTCCTCTTCCATCGGTTCGACACGCCACGCGGGCTCGAGTTTCCACTTTCGATTCGTTCCACTTCGAGCATCGTTTTCCAGCCGCAGGAAAATCGACCGTTTTGCGATTACATTGATCGCCTAAGTATCTTCCTTCCAGCTCGATTTTTTATTCGTCGAAAGGATCGCTGAGGGAAGAAGAGCTTCGAGCCGCGGAGGTAAACGCGGTTAAACGGTCCGCGAGCGGAGCTGTACGTCGGTGAAACGGAAACGAAGGGCCGCAATTATTGCACCCGTTGCTTTTCTCGCTGTAACCGAAGTGACTATGTATCTGTTGCTCGATTAACTGCGACCTTCGCTGctctggcgaacgtagaaactCGAATAACGTGTGTACACGGTGTTTCACAATCAATGCTGGCGACAAGTACTTACATGGACATTCATGTAAAATAATCAATTGCACACTTTAGAAGAAGAATAATAATTGATACCGAAAAAAACAGTATTCTTTTCTTGCCTTGTTCTAATAATCGTGTGCAAATGCTAAAATTAGAATTGCAAGTATAAAGGATCGTTTCGGTAGGAAAGTTCTATATAGAGTAGAATCCTTGAACGGCACCGTTAATTGCACCGATTAGGGAATCACCGTAATAATCGCATCCGCGGTCGAAGTGACCGAGACTCGGTAGAGAAAAGCTCGATCGGCACGAAGGAAGCGGTGTAATTATATTTGCAAATACTCGAGCGTATCGCATGCCCACCAATGCAAATCCTGTGGGTCTCTTCTGGtacttgcacgatttgcttcgcATCGCGGAGAAAATAAACCGTGCGAGGCCATTGATTCAAGAAACGAACTATCAATTACGTGTATCGCTCTCGAATCCGTGTTCCATCCAGAGCAAATAGTAAATCGAATTGTTTGTACGAGTAATCGATGGAagattctttattctttttcttcttccttcatgATTACTCGAGTAATTCTTGTAATTTTTTGTTCGGGATAAAACTGACCAGGGGTAAGGATAAGAATCTGGTAATTAGAGTAAAAGAACGTCTAATTCAATTAGAGGGTCACGTAGTGGTGGCTGCAATTAAGTTTTCTCGGGTGATAATGATAAATCGTGGCCAGGGTGTCTATTGCCTTAGCGCCGATTATAAAGGTCGCCGAGTGAAAGTACGCGGCCAATTAATACCGATCGATAGAGCCGCGCGATCTGCTTCGATAATAATTACTATAACGCGGGGTACGCGCGAAAATTGCTCGCGCGAGTCGCGCAATCGAGGCTGCGCAATCGATACGTGACGATTTAGCTATGCTAACGTTCACCTATTCTAACGTTGCCTcctcagaaataaaattaaactcttctaaatgaaaaaatgaagaataatttctgtaatttaaagaaattttatcaaaCGTTCCTCTggatatttgaaatgaaatagatTACGTGTCTCGCATGATATTCGAAACTCGAGGAAAAATTCAGCTCGCAGAACTTCTTCAGCTCGACGACATGACTCGCTTGCTCGCGCGATCTGGGTCGGCCGATTGCAACAATGCGCTTTGTGTGCAGCATGCACCGAAGGAGGAGACGCATGCACCGAGATACCTGGCTGACTGCTCGCCTACGTGCACGTGCCGTGCAGTTGGCTTTCTAGATTTCGTTCCGTGCCATTTGTTGTTACGTTTTCCCCCTTCGACAACCTAGGGATCTGCATTCGAATGTtcctttgaaattttacatcgtCGTTTAATGTACCGTTATCCCACTCATTCCGCAATGGATTTCCCTTGTCCTTTCATTCGATGCTCTTGTTACTTCGACTTCGCCTTCGAAGGAATCGTGGACATTTTAGATTTCTTACTTTCTTCATTTTAAACTTTCgaattgtaaattgaaattaaatttcgaattttattataaatctagTCCTTTCGAGCTCGTCGAGTTTCAATCATACCAAACACGGTTGTTGTTAATCGAAGAAGGAACGAAGGGTTAGTAAAGACGATTTCTTCTCCAGGCTATGCTTTTCCCACGAATTTCATTCCGGATAAACGGCGGCACGCTAGGTTAAGCTGAGATTTAACTAAGATCCACGTATTAGTATGCCCGAGTAGTATAACATGGTGAAGAACGGTACATGAGAGCGCGACAAAGGCCGTGGAGGTAACTTATGGGTATGAACTCTGCAAAAGGACTTCCTGTATGACCTCTGATCGGGAAACAAGGCCGTGGCCACGAGTTGGTTCGTTGCACGAAACGGACGGTTAAGTGCCGACCGTTCTCTTTACTTTATTTTCcatttgcaaataattttaacttcacttaaagaaaaatttaaataccaaCTTAATATTCCATCCTTCgcttattcatttttaattgaaattgctCAACTACCTGAAAATTACCTAAAAGGAACCCGTTAATTGCCTTCAATCTTCCCAAGTCTCCAACGAAGCATCTTAAATTAAACAATAGCGAATTATCCTCGTTTCCCAGGCATCGGTTCGCAACCGAGGGAACGAAAGTCTAATTTAAGGCGGCACGCGCGACAATTCGCGAAAACGacgagaggggaaaaaaaaagggaggtcGCGAATCGACGAGCGGACAGAGGAGGAGCACTTTGGTCTGGTACTCGCTTCACGCTCGTTTACGCTAGTTCACGCCAGTTTACACAGGTAATATTATGTTAAGACCCATCTTTACGAGGACCAACGGCGCAAAGTATCCACGGTTTCAGCGTTATTGGTGAAGAGAGGAAGATGTAGGGGGACAGTGTTAGTtgagaaaaggaagaggaaacgTGAAAGCTTATGGATTCGCGCAGAGAGCAAAGCGAATCCCAAAGCGAAGTTGTTTCCTTCGGGACGATCGTGGCAAAGATATGACGTCCGACTGGCTGCCAGGCTTGAAGGGCTTCGCAAACGATCGGTCGTTGAACCGCGAAACGTTCCTGAAGCGTTGCTAGCCGCGAACAAATGCCATTTGCAAAGGACAATGCTAGGAAAATGAAcaatttcagaaaaaaaaaaaaggtagaaaagatggtattttatttcttttatttactcGAGGAAACAATTCAATTTTCTGAAAAAGCACCATAATTTCCCTTCTCTCGCTAACAATAGTATTGCGCAACAGGGATCTTCTTATTGTACGATGAAGACGTTAGAAGGAAACAATTAAGATACAATGAAAGGAGAGAGAGTCAGCCTTTTCGATAAGGGCACGAATCGTCGCGAGTCCTACGCCAAGTATCGCGGGGGTAAAAAAGGCGGATAGAAGCAAAAATGGCAGATGCGACGAGGAGGAACAAAGCGACCCACGCTGTTGCGGGTATCATCGTAGTCATATTCATACGCGAACGTAAGGGCATTTCAGCGCGGGGACAATAGCGATGAGAGCGTTATTTTTACGGCAGCCGCGATTGCGACACGGTGGCTTTTGCGGCCACGCGACCACCTTTAACTGCCAATAAAGGACTTGCCCCGTGAAAGTGGCTCGTGACAGCCGTTGAAACGGAAACAGACAACTAAAACGATTCCCTCGTTTCCGACGAATACGTTCGCGGATCGCTGACTTTCCTTTCTGCGACCGTCGCGTCGTTCTCTTCCGGAAGTTCATTTGAAGTATGCTTCAATGATTACGCCGTTCGAAGGCGTAATTAAAAATTGCTctaaatttagaatatttttcttttctgttaaaaatgaaacaaaggtaattttttaattgaataagtTCGAATGTAACGAGGAGACTTCGGTTCAGCATCGGTGGAAGCTTCGTTGGCTGACTGTCGGCATGATAAACGGTGGCAGGTATAACAATGGGTTCATTACCGAAAGTTTGGCCCGGCTTGGGCCCCCTTGGCGAATCCTGGCCCGGCGAAGGGGTCCGGGTCGTCGACCTCTGCACACGGATGCTTGCCTCGCCGCAGCAACCTCTCACGAAAAGTACACGTGCACCGAGCAAAGAATACTCTTCAAATTCAAATTacaagaaaaattgtaaataatccAAAAGAGGTTAAAAATATCACAACACTCGTGAACAGCAGTGTGtatataattgttttaaattcAGATAAATCTTCGCTACTTCATCTGATAAATAATGAATTGAATTAGGTGTCTTACCTCGAGAGCTGTAATTTATCACTATTTCACTTGTCTCGTATTTTAATTACATCCTGACCCAGTCGATAGTAATTAATGCAAACCGTACACCCTCTTATGCATACCACCGTAGAATGCTTGAACGTGCACAAGGGGTATCTGTTCATGGCGCAAAGAAATGAGTAAATTATTATTGTGAATGGACACGGTCTCTATGGTAGTTGGCAATTTAGCAGCTTGCTCGAACAAAGGGCTGACTTTTCGTCGTGGCGAGACGGGAACGACGCGAGTCTGCCGGCAATACCGTCTCGGAAAAATAAATGCACGCACGCCCATTGTGCGAGTACGCACGGCAGAACACCGCCAGAAGGGTTTTTGTTCGAACGTATGGTTGGAACATGTGCGCCGGCTCGTGTCGTGTCATTCACACGAACACCACGACCTTCTTGCCGACTGAAAGAACCGGCTAAGAAGCTACGAAATGATAGCCCCTTTTCACTCTCGACGAAAACGCGTTCCCCTTTTGTCGCAAACGAATAGCTCTCCtcttgaaaaaaagaagaaaaatgtagaaaaatcaTCTTTCCTCTTAGCAACACCGAACGTCGGTGCAACAATATTCCAATGCATTATCTGGATCTTCTTTCAATCGAAGAAACAACGTTGTCGATCGCGCGGACCAGGGAGAAAATTAATGATCTTTTCGCGATTATTAATAGCCAGGCGAAATTCATGGCCACGAATTTCGCACGATTATCTTCGGAATGAAATAGCTAGTCATGGTCCGCGAGTAATTGCCACGTACCGTCGAGTGATAAATAATTTGCAAATACGCGAAACGACAACATTGTAAAGAAGAGGCGTGTCTGGCCGTGTCGATAATCAGCTTAAGATTTATGGATTCGTTCAATTACCCATAGACGTCCTTGAGTCCCTTGTCCTTTgtcctgttccttttttttcccccgggACGAGGCTACTTTATGAAAGGATCGATCAGGCTCGTTTTTTCAACCGATACGATTcgttttcctattttctaaaAGGGATAAAATCGACATCGATGATTCACGAAGTTACCGTATGTAACTTGTTTATGTTTCTCTTACGAATTACAACAATTCAGAGACGTATCCCGCAGCAAGAGTATTGTTTGCCGGGTAAAGGAAGGCTAGTGTCGATATCAGAGAAGGGTTGCCAGGCTGCGTTCTGCATCGGCAATTTGCATGACCGATGATCGAGCACTAGCGTGCAACCAGTGACTAGGTGCATCGTCATTACGCATTGGCCAGATACGATCAAACTATCGGTAATGATAGTCGCGCGACCCGGCGCACGTACGCGAACGCCAGGGTCGCGTTTATTAAATTACGTCAAATTATTGGTACGCTCCGAGGGTCGATTATCGGTGCTGCACTTGGCAGCAGGGTTCGATCCTTCCTTCCAACATGGTCCTTTTCATGAATTGCCACGTGATTTCGATGATTCGAAAAAAAGATAAGAATACAGTAGAGATCGATCGTTATTTATCTCCATGCTAATTGATCGATTGATTTCATTTCAGATTCGAACCGACGAAGGGCAGAAGAAGGCGAAGAGCGGTCCGGATGGGGCGTCATGGATCTCCGATGTCTTCGATTAATCAAAAACCCCTAGCCAGAGCTCAAGCAACGACAGACGGATCTACGATCCGTCGACGAACCCACCATTTGTCCCTGAAACTAGATTCATCGCCATTTCGAACCTTTGATACCGCGAATACGCGCCGAGTAGAAGAAAGGAATCACGATCGCGATGCTTCATCAATATTTCGAAGCAAAAGGAACTGGGAATCCTTGAAGATAACTTTTGCAAAAGAAAAGCTCGACTATCTTTTTCTGTTTACATTTTCATAATAAAgttgcattttttaaattccagTCGGAAAGGACTCTGCGGCAATGGTGCAAATCTTCaacagctttttttttttttttttaaattggaatTTGAAGAAACAAGATTGATagtaatttaatgtaaaattgcAGCGAGTTCTTTTGATAGAAATCCAAGGACAATTTAGTCGTCCTACCAAAATCTGAGCGACCTTCTTGAACGACATCGAGTCTGAGTTTCCCAGATTGAGTTGGAATGAATAATTCGACGATGGGGATAAATCGTTCTCAGATGAAAGAGGAACGAACGAGGGAAAGTGGAATGGTCTAATAAAAGCGTCTATGAAAACATATGATTTTATTGGATCACGAGACTGTTATTCAGGAGGAGAATGACCAGGTAATAATTTTGATAGCGCTTCTCGTGAAGCAGAAATTGCGGAATCGTTAGGCACACGGTTGATTGgcaaagagaaagagggatTCACGCTGAAACGCGCTGTTAGTTAATCTAATAGGAAGCGTAGTTAAGGATTTACGAATGCCATAATAATGACCAACTTCTTGTGGTTGTACTTAAGTCATACCTTTTACACTTTACTGTTTACTTTTTAAGACTAATTAAGTTACTGTTAAGTTACATAAATATTCCATTATCGGACCGTCTTCTATCGACATAAATGCTAAGGTCTTTGttttatcattcattttttttttttttttaatttccttgtGCATGTCTGTGTGTTTTTACTACGACAATTCTGGTACTGGGAGATTCCTTTGGGTTATCATTAGACAGAAGTTTGATCAATCTTTTTCTCACAGCTCGTATCCAAAGTTCGATTACACCTGTGATGTTCTCTGCTTTGAACTGATAAAACCTCAAACGAAAGAATGGGACCAAAATGATCCGCACAGTGCCCTTTTGCGAAATGCAAACGATCAAATTGTTTGTTTTTACATTAACTTTGTTCTGTCTTGAATGCTTCAAAGGACGTCGACGAAAGCCTACGACAGCCAAGATCGCGTACAGGAGCTGTTTAATAAACTCCTGAAATCAGGTGTCGAGACCGCCTGTCGGTTAATGGTCCTGGCCAGCTCACGCGCCTTGGACCTTGGTCTCACTTTTGTGATTATTATTTAAGTAGATTCTAAGCATACGATAGTATAGGCTAGACTTTTTACAATGTTTCTCTTTCCATACAAGAGAATTCGATACTTAAATTTGACTCGTTCCCTTATCGGAATGGCTACATCATAGCTGCAAACGTATTTTAATAGACCGTTTTAAATGAAACTCAACAAGAGAGATGATGcatttataatatgaaaatccCGCCAAGAATATGATGTAGACGAAACAGAAGCGGATTGTAAATCCTGTGTCAAACACCGGTCATCGATTTTCCCTGATATAGTTTTTACGTATTTCTGTAACATATAAGTTTCCCTAGTTGTAACAGTAAAGAAGGTGTAGATTTTTTTGATTCTcatgatatacatatacattctaTTTTGCGCAATGAATCTGAGCAAGAAGGCACTCGGTCCCCTTTACGGCGGAACTCTGTGCGCTATAATCGTTCGTGACCCAAGGAACGAGTATCCCGTATGTCGACGTTCGCCGAGATTTTGCCAGGAGAACAGTTTGCAATGCTGCCAGTGTTTACCGTGTTAAATTCCTTATACCCCGTCCCGGTCCACCCACCAACGCATATACGTAATTTTACACGCTTTATTACCGCGCCTTAGTCCTACCCATCCTTTTCCCCTTTTCCCATTAAGTCTAGTTCGTTACAGGGCATTGGATATAGTATCGTTGTCCACGTTATTAGGTTGCATTACGTAGGACACGGCATTTTTATGGTTGGTGTTTTCATGGCGAAATACTCGATGCGTAAGGGTCGAGGACCGTTGTACCTTCGAATGCACGCGTTCGAATGATTACGTTTAAGGATCGTAAGAACAGACATCCACTTTGTGATTCCGTAACCAGTTGTTTaatgtgtgtttttttttttgtactttcCTTAATGCTTATCTAGGATAGCTTGTGTACCCTAAAGAGTGTTTCAATAAAATTGACAATGAAATCAATACCTATCCCTATTTGCAGCGACATCGCGCGCTCttcgtttgaaaattcaattcgaaGATCGAGTATCGAAGTTGCCGTTCGATAGTAGTATCGAACGCGCCATCCTGCGGTCACGACTTCTAAGGAACTAAGTAGTCAAAATGGCCGCCGTGCCGCGATACGAAGTATCTTTGCCGCTTCAATCATTGTTTTTACTGAGAATATTAAGTGAATCTTGTCGGTCATGCAAAAATTTAAGTGTTTAAAGACTCGTCGATAATTAGTTAAATGACGTTTACTCGTTTTCTTTTGATTCGTGAGTTAATTCCGAAATTGTCAGTGCTTGTGTAGTCGACGATCGGTGTTACCGATTTCTTTTAGCGCGTATGACGATAATAAACTTTGCGAATATGGCAATACGTTATAAATCGGTGGTACTGTGCCGCGGTTTGTCGGAAAAGAACGACTCGCAAGAAACTTACGTAAAAACGTTAAAAACCGCAGGTTATGTGTGCGATTGTCTACCTACTCTGTGCTTCGAATTCATTAATGGATTCGAGCTACAAGCATGTCTTCTGTCACCTCTCTCGTATCATGGTAGTGATACTCCACCTGActttttctcattctttttaaatctgtattatctttatttaatGTTATATTTATAGGAATGATACTGACAAGTCGACGCGCCGCGGAAGCAATCAGCCTTGTCTCCAAACATGACAACGTCCTACACCCTTGGAAATCCTTACCAGTATACTGTGTAGGGACAGCAACTGAGTCATTTGCCAAAAGTCACTTAGGTTCAGAGAACTGCTTTGGTAGTCAGACCGGTAATTCCAAAGAATTAGCAGAATTGTTAGTTGCATCTATTGCAAAAAAGTCGAAGCCC
The sequence above is a segment of the Osmia lignaria lignaria isolate PbOS001 chromosome 12, iyOsmLign1, whole genome shotgun sequence genome. Coding sequences within it:
- the Uros1 gene encoding uroporphyrinogen III synthase 1, encoding MTIINFANMAIRYKSVVLCRGLSEKNDSQETYVKTLKTAGYVCDCLPTLCFEFINGFELQACLLSPLSYHGMILTSRRAAEAISLVSKHDNVLHPWKSLPVYCVGTATESFAKSHLGSENCFGSQTGNSKELAELLVASIAKKSKPLLYPCSEIGRETIEKILNENDISVHKIIAYRTLPSKTLEQDLLKFLDNSPKIFVFFSPSTVEHIIASLRKISYDMCNIKAVAIGPVTRQALFDAEVEVYATASKPDPASLLEAISNAEKIQVKE